In Chrysiogenes arsenatis DSM 11915, the following proteins share a genomic window:
- the gltB gene encoding glutamate synthase large subunit: MNYADDFKDSCGFGLLAHIYNKASHAMLSDSIHALSRMMHRGAVAADGKTGDGCGLLCSMPHRFFQSIATEQGASLPSQYAVAVLFLTDPERQKAVFTEYCERNDLRVLLFRDVPLNTEVLGEHALAMLPTIIQAIVVPDSIIATRRFDALLYLTRREVEHTLSNDSDFYIPSFSRRVISYKGLVMPRYLRQLYPDLTRTDFEISFALVHQRFSTNTLPKWKLAQPLRSVAHNGEINSIQANRTNATAKMAGVRSSVFSQEELQRIFPIMDKGVSDSGSLDNMFEFLIANGMDFFKAIRCLIPPPRHNVSNMAAKLRSFYEYHAGAFEPWDGPAAVSVTDGRYVGCILDRNGLRPAKYIVTNDDRLIIASEYGVLDVDPKNVRERGRLQSGQMIAADLLHGKIFTSADIDKYLMRSQPYSQWLTDHTYFLQEFIERQFEDISDYTYPNLIELQRYHNYTNEVVDLIINPMWKGGKEATGSMGDDTPIAAFSDIQRNFTDFFRQKFAQVTNPPIDPIREKTVMSTTIGFGEVGNILTETAERAKRLKTISPILSRDIFDALLSFGDTNRPRFEPCYKHAIFSTAYQGNTLHESLDALGLKVMRAVIEQGVRLIILDDRDLDAHHKIIPMAMATGFIHQALLRSQVRYQCSIIVTTGEVMDSHSAAVMLGYGATAIYPYLLYATALDMCQSAGGGRKEFRQALKHTFDAMSKGILKIMSKMGISTVSSYRNSALFDIIGLSRNVVESCFQGSSLLLPGLDFADIDERIEKIHRQVFHQNYLKKLYPLEIGGFYKHNNGWEYHDFGPKVITQIHRFAEVRTREEYIKFRDMIAGRGLKMVRDCLEYQSPNAPIPVDEVESIASICRRFDSAAMSLGALSPEAHEALAEAMNIIGGMSNSGEGGEATTRYGTIKNSKIKQIASGRFGVTPAYLRSAEEIQIKVAQGAKPGEGGQLPGEKVTPLIASLRFTIPGVTLISPPPHHDIYSIEDLAQLIFDMKQINPEARVSVKLVSTDGVGTIAAGVAKAYADKIIISGSDGGTGAAQFASIKFAGNPWEFGLSQAHKALKGNHLRGLVEVQTDGGLKIGNDVVKAALLGAESYGFGTPLLAILGCKLLRVCHLNRCTVGIATQDENLRAHYVGTVEKVVSYLENVAQDVREILASLGFRTLEDIIGHTELLRPKDDPLAQKFDFSALLTPVAGVNTRQAASNKPFDDNAFEKDVLREATPVIRNPKETIVIEREIQNVHRSFGTLLSGEIARYYGDEGLPKDAISIKLRGVAGQSLGAFLVQGVSITLSGIGNDYVGKGMNGGRIVVMPQIYRDNYSVIGNTCLYGATGGKLFASGTAGERFAVRNSGALAVVEGTGDHACEYMTGGTVVILGQTGINFGAGMTGGVAFIYDNNKSFIDRMNSELVEAKRIDVDDDNEGKLYLKKILISYHNYTRSPKARMILDNFREELAAFWMVTPKDMKAPLNPKDGD, translated from the coding sequence ATGAACTACGCAGACGATTTTAAAGACAGTTGCGGCTTTGGTCTTCTGGCTCACATTTACAACAAAGCGAGCCACGCAATGCTCAGCGATTCGATTCACGCACTGAGCCGGATGATGCACCGTGGCGCCGTTGCCGCCGATGGAAAAACTGGCGATGGTTGTGGTCTGCTCTGCTCCATGCCGCACCGTTTCTTTCAGAGTATCGCTACGGAACAGGGAGCCAGCCTCCCATCTCAATACGCCGTGGCTGTTTTATTCCTTACCGATCCCGAACGGCAGAAAGCCGTTTTCACCGAATACTGTGAACGTAACGACTTGCGCGTACTCCTCTTCCGTGACGTTCCACTGAATACCGAAGTACTGGGCGAACACGCCCTTGCCATGCTCCCGACTATTATTCAGGCAATTGTTGTTCCCGACTCGATCATTGCCACACGCCGTTTCGACGCCTTGCTCTACCTGACTCGCCGCGAAGTGGAACACACCCTTTCAAACGACAGCGATTTTTACATCCCTTCCTTTTCGCGCCGTGTTATTTCCTATAAAGGGCTCGTGATGCCACGCTACTTGCGCCAACTCTATCCCGACCTCACCCGCACCGATTTTGAAATCAGCTTTGCCCTCGTGCATCAACGCTTTTCCACCAATACCCTGCCGAAGTGGAAATTAGCACAGCCACTCCGCTCCGTCGCCCATAACGGCGAAATAAACTCCATTCAGGCCAACCGCACCAACGCCACCGCCAAAATGGCCGGCGTCCGCAGCAGTGTCTTTAGTCAAGAAGAACTGCAACGCATTTTCCCAATTATGGATAAAGGGGTTTCTGACTCCGGCAGTCTGGACAATATGTTCGAATTCCTGATCGCCAACGGGATGGATTTTTTTAAAGCGATCCGCTGCCTGATACCACCACCCCGCCACAACGTTTCGAATATGGCCGCCAAACTCCGTTCATTTTATGAATATCACGCCGGCGCCTTTGAGCCATGGGATGGCCCCGCGGCCGTCAGCGTCACCGATGGCCGCTACGTGGGCTGCATCCTTGACCGCAACGGTCTGCGCCCCGCGAAGTATATCGTTACCAATGACGACCGACTCATTATCGCCAGCGAATATGGCGTGCTCGATGTTGACCCGAAAAACGTCCGTGAGCGCGGACGACTGCAAAGCGGCCAGATGATCGCTGCCGACCTCTTGCACGGTAAAATCTTCACCTCCGCCGATATCGACAAATACCTGATGCGCTCACAACCCTACAGCCAGTGGCTGACTGACCACACCTATTTCCTACAAGAGTTTATCGAACGCCAGTTCGAAGATATTTCCGATTACACCTACCCGAACCTGATTGAACTGCAGCGTTACCACAACTACACCAACGAAGTGGTTGACCTCATCATCAACCCCATGTGGAAAGGGGGCAAAGAGGCTACCGGTTCCATGGGTGACGACACGCCGATTGCTGCCTTCAGCGATATCCAGCGCAACTTTACCGACTTTTTCCGGCAGAAGTTCGCTCAGGTGACCAACCCGCCGATCGACCCGATCCGCGAAAAAACCGTTATGTCGACCACCATCGGTTTTGGCGAAGTTGGCAATATCCTGACGGAAACAGCGGAACGAGCCAAACGCCTGAAAACTATCTCGCCGATATTATCGCGCGATATTTTTGACGCCCTGCTTTCCTTTGGCGATACGAACCGTCCACGCTTTGAGCCATGCTACAAGCACGCTATTTTCTCGACCGCGTATCAAGGGAATACGCTGCACGAATCACTCGATGCGCTTGGCCTCAAAGTCATGCGAGCGGTTATCGAACAAGGGGTACGCCTCATCATTCTTGATGACCGCGACCTCGACGCTCACCACAAAATCATTCCGATGGCGATGGCAACCGGGTTCATCCATCAGGCACTCCTGCGCTCGCAAGTGCGTTACCAATGTTCGATTATTGTCACTACTGGCGAAGTCATGGATTCCCATTCCGCTGCTGTTATGCTGGGCTACGGTGCCACCGCGATTTATCCGTACTTACTCTACGCCACCGCGCTCGATATGTGCCAAAGTGCCGGAGGCGGGCGCAAAGAGTTTCGCCAAGCGCTGAAACACACCTTTGACGCCATGAGCAAAGGGATTTTGAAAATCATGTCGAAAATGGGGATTTCCACTGTTTCAAGTTACCGCAACTCAGCGCTGTTCGACATCATTGGACTCAGTCGCAACGTCGTAGAATCATGCTTTCAAGGCTCATCGCTCTTGCTGCCCGGGCTTGACTTTGCCGATATTGATGAACGGATTGAAAAAATTCACCGTCAGGTCTTCCACCAGAATTACCTGAAAAAACTCTATCCGCTCGAAATCGGCGGCTTTTACAAACATAATAACGGTTGGGAATACCACGACTTCGGCCCAAAGGTGATTACGCAAATCCACCGTTTTGCCGAAGTACGCACCCGCGAAGAATATATTAAGTTTCGCGATATGATTGCAGGGCGCGGCCTGAAAATGGTGCGCGACTGCCTTGAGTACCAATCACCCAATGCTCCGATTCCCGTGGATGAAGTGGAATCGATTGCCTCCATCTGCCGCCGCTTCGACTCCGCCGCTATGTCACTTGGCGCCCTTTCCCCCGAAGCGCATGAAGCCCTTGCCGAAGCGATGAACATCATCGGCGGCATGTCAAACTCCGGCGAAGGGGGCGAAGCTACCACCCGCTACGGCACGATAAAAAACAGCAAAATTAAGCAAATTGCCTCCGGTCGATTTGGTGTGACACCGGCTTACTTACGCAGTGCAGAAGAGATTCAGATCAAAGTAGCCCAAGGGGCAAAACCGGGCGAAGGGGGACAACTTCCAGGCGAAAAGGTGACGCCACTGATCGCATCACTCCGTTTCACCATTCCCGGTGTCACCCTCATTTCGCCACCACCACACCACGATATTTATTCGATTGAAGACCTCGCGCAGCTCATTTTTGATATGAAGCAGATCAACCCCGAAGCACGCGTCAGCGTCAAGCTGGTTTCGACCGATGGCGTTGGGACGATTGCAGCAGGCGTTGCCAAAGCCTACGCCGACAAAATTATCATCTCCGGTTCCGACGGCGGCACGGGCGCGGCGCAATTCGCTTCGATTAAATTTGCCGGCAATCCATGGGAATTTGGACTGTCGCAAGCGCATAAAGCGCTGAAAGGGAACCATTTGCGCGGTCTCGTAGAAGTGCAAACCGATGGCGGACTGAAAATCGGCAACGATGTTGTCAAGGCTGCGCTGCTCGGTGCCGAAAGCTACGGCTTTGGCACACCGCTGCTTGCCATCCTCGGCTGTAAACTCCTGCGCGTTTGTCACCTGAACCGCTGCACCGTCGGCATTGCCACGCAGGATGAAAACCTGCGTGCCCACTACGTTGGCACCGTGGAAAAAGTGGTCAGCTATCTCGAAAACGTGGCGCAGGACGTGCGTGAAATCCTTGCCTCGCTCGGTTTCCGCACCCTTGAAGACATTATCGGTCACACAGAATTGTTACGACCAAAAGATGACCCCCTCGCGCAAAAATTTGACTTTTCTGCGCTGCTTACTCCGGTAGCTGGTGTCAACACCCGCCAAGCCGCAAGCAATAAACCATTTGACGACAATGCTTTTGAAAAAGACGTGTTGCGCGAAGCAACGCCCGTCATCCGCAACCCAAAGGAAACCATTGTTATCGAGCGGGAGATTCAAAACGTCCACCGCAGCTTTGGTACTCTTCTCAGCGGAGAAATCGCCCGATACTATGGCGACGAAGGACTTCCCAAAGATGCCATTTCCATCAAACTGCGTGGCGTCGCAGGCCAATCGCTCGGTGCCTTCCTGGTGCAAGGGGTGAGCATTACCCTGAGCGGTATCGGTAACGACTACGTCGGCAAAGGGATGAACGGCGGACGGATCGTGGTAATGCCGCAAATCTACCGCGACAACTACTCCGTTATTGGCAATACCTGCTTGTATGGTGCAACCGGCGGTAAGTTATTTGCTTCGGGAACTGCCGGTGAACGTTTTGCGGTGCGCAACTCCGGCGCATTGGCAGTCGTCGAAGGAACCGGCGACCACGCCTGTGAATACATGACCGGCGGCACCGTGGTTATTCTCGGCCAGACTGGTATTAACTTTGGTGCGGGGATGACGGGTGGGGTCGCCTTTATCTACGATAACAACAAAAGCTTTATCGATCGGATGAACTCTGAGTTGGTGGAAGCTAAACGGATTGACGTCGATGATGATAACGAAGGAAAACTTTACCTGAAAAAAATCCTCATCAGCTACCATAACTACACTCGCAGCCCCAAAGCACGGATGATACTGGATAACTTCCGCGAAGAACTTGCGGCCTTCTGGATGGTGACGCCAAAAGATATGAAAGCGCCACTGAACCCGAAAGACGGGGATTAA
- a CDS encoding glutamate synthase subunit beta has translation MQSFININRSEPKKTEVKERVKHFDEIYTLYNRSKLAQQADRCVQCGDPFCSANGCPLSNAIPQWLLAIAGNDLKKAFLLSNETSPFPEILGRVCPQANLCEGACTLADGYGAITIGSIEATITDLAFQQGLSIEFPPLRPNLKVAVVGSGPASMSAAHFLLRAGIKVEMFERADRAGGLLTYGIPGFKLSKDIVDSRIELLKKAGMVLHLGTTIGVDLSLKHLHDSFDAVFLGVGATGGKRSGLTNEDHPSVFIAMEYLTHIQKKLFGMDSDPRFSVKGKKVVVIGGGDTAMDCLRTAVREGAESVKCLYRRDEVNMPGSPKEYINAREEGVGFLFNASPRKIELGKQGDIAGVELVRTRLGKPGEDGRAQIEEIPRSEFCAPADVVILALGFDIESVSYLSEVGVEVNRWGQVVVDAQTGKTSNPKIYAGGDCQRGADLVVTAARDGRQAALAITLELLGNN, from the coding sequence ATGCAGTCATTCATCAATATAAACCGTAGCGAGCCAAAGAAAACCGAAGTCAAAGAGCGGGTCAAGCATTTCGACGAAATCTACACCCTCTATAACCGTTCCAAGCTTGCGCAACAGGCTGATCGGTGCGTGCAGTGCGGCGATCCGTTCTGCTCCGCTAACGGCTGTCCCCTGAGTAACGCTATCCCTCAGTGGTTATTAGCGATTGCGGGCAACGATCTGAAAAAGGCGTTCCTGCTTTCCAACGAAACTTCGCCATTCCCCGAAATCCTCGGGCGTGTCTGCCCGCAAGCCAATCTGTGCGAGGGTGCGTGCACGCTGGCTGACGGCTACGGCGCTATCACCATTGGCTCCATTGAAGCCACAATTACCGACTTAGCCTTTCAACAGGGGTTGTCGATTGAATTTCCGCCGCTCCGCCCAAATCTAAAAGTGGCCGTTGTCGGCTCCGGCCCAGCGAGTATGTCGGCGGCACATTTTCTGTTGCGCGCTGGGATTAAGGTGGAAATGTTTGAGCGTGCCGACCGTGCTGGCGGTTTGTTAACCTACGGTATTCCTGGCTTTAAACTGAGCAAGGATATTGTCGACTCGCGGATTGAACTCCTCAAAAAAGCTGGCATGGTGCTACATCTTGGCACGACAATTGGTGTCGATCTGTCACTCAAACATTTGCATGATTCCTTCGACGCCGTCTTTCTCGGTGTTGGCGCGACGGGCGGCAAGCGTTCCGGCCTTACCAACGAAGATCACCCCAGCGTTTTTATCGCGATGGAGTACCTGACGCACATTCAGAAAAAGCTTTTTGGCATGGACTCTGATCCTCGCTTTAGCGTCAAAGGGAAGAAGGTCGTCGTCATCGGCGGTGGTGATACTGCCATGGATTGCCTGCGCACCGCCGTGCGTGAAGGTGCCGAGAGTGTCAAATGTCTCTATCGGCGCGACGAAGTGAACATGCCAGGCAGCCCGAAAGAATATATCAATGCCCGCGAAGAAGGGGTTGGCTTCCTGTTTAACGCTAGCCCGCGGAAAATAGAGCTGGGCAAGCAAGGCGATATTGCAGGGGTAGAACTCGTACGTACCCGACTGGGCAAACCGGGCGAAGATGGTCGCGCCCAAATTGAAGAGATCCCCCGCAGTGAATTCTGTGCCCCTGCCGATGTTGTCATTCTCGCACTCGGCTTTGATATTGAGTCGGTCAGCTATTTGAGCGAAGTTGGTGTCGAAGTCAACCGCTGGGGACAAGTGGTGGTTGACGCGCAGACTGGCAAAACCAGCAATCCAAAAATCTATGCCGGTGGCGATTGTCAGCGTGGCGCCGACTTAGTCGTTACCGCCGCTCGCGATGGACGACAGGCGGCATTGGCCATAACACTCGAACTGCTTGGCAACAACTAA
- a CDS encoding GGDEF domain-containing response regulator has translation MQPTRILVVEDEGVVALDIERTLRRLGYEVCGSCPSAEEALESITPLMPDIILMDIMLRGEMDGINAADIIRHRHGLPVVFLTSHADRPTLERAKVTKPFGYILKPFDDRELHSNIEMALHSHRIEKKLEESAELFRAVSENAVAAVFIICEDQIIYANDAFLKIIDYDAAELATLRFSELLPAESRDIAELIQCCQLAPNRYQRTIQLIAKSGTPRWVELATNSIMLQNRCSAIATALDVSLLKELQEKLEISASTDMLTGSFNRRKLDESFAQEKHRSFRYQVPFCLAIFDIDHFKQVNDTHGHSVGDDVLRTLAALVAKSLRPNDSLFRWGGEEFAILTSGIEGDSAYHMAERLRQIIANFTFESIGRLTVSFGIAESCEADTLDSLFLRADAALYQSKVQGRNRVTLAPKPTPHEPS, from the coding sequence ATGCAGCCAACGCGAATTTTGGTAGTTGAAGATGAAGGTGTTGTGGCACTGGACATTGAAAGAACGTTACGGAGACTGGGGTATGAGGTATGCGGCTCATGCCCCTCTGCCGAAGAAGCACTGGAAAGCATCACCCCTCTTATGCCTGACATTATCCTGATGGATATCATGTTGCGGGGCGAAATGGACGGCATTAATGCCGCCGACATCATCCGCCATCGCCATGGACTCCCTGTTGTTTTTCTCACGTCGCATGCCGACCGCCCAACGCTTGAGCGCGCTAAGGTGACCAAACCATTCGGCTATATCCTGAAACCATTTGATGATCGCGAACTGCATTCCAATATCGAAATGGCACTTCACAGTCACCGTATCGAAAAAAAACTGGAAGAGAGTGCCGAACTCTTTCGCGCCGTATCAGAAAATGCTGTGGCTGCCGTATTTATCATCTGTGAAGATCAGATTATCTATGCCAACGACGCCTTCCTGAAAATTATCGACTACGATGCCGCAGAGCTCGCCACACTCCGTTTTTCGGAACTGTTGCCAGCAGAATCCCGCGACATTGCCGAGCTGATTCAATGTTGCCAACTCGCGCCGAATCGCTACCAAAGAACCATTCAACTGATTGCAAAATCAGGCACTCCCCGTTGGGTAGAACTTGCCACCAATAGCATTATGCTGCAAAATCGATGTTCCGCTATTGCCACCGCGCTTGACGTCAGTCTCCTCAAAGAGCTTCAGGAAAAACTCGAGATTTCTGCCAGCACCGATATGCTTACGGGAAGCTTTAACCGCCGCAAATTAGACGAAAGTTTCGCACAGGAAAAACACCGTTCCTTCCGCTATCAAGTCCCATTCTGTCTGGCCATTTTCGACATCGACCACTTTAAACAGGTCAACGATACCCATGGACACTCAGTTGGCGACGATGTACTCCGCACACTCGCAGCGCTTGTTGCTAAATCACTGCGTCCCAATGATTCCCTTTTCCGCTGGGGCGGCGAAGAGTTTGCGATTCTGACATCCGGCATTGAAGGGGATTCGGCGTATCACATGGCAGAACGGCTCCGGCAGATCATCGCCAACTTTACATTTGAGAGTATTGGCCGCCTGACTGTCAGTTTTGGCATTGCTGAGTCGTGCGAAGCAGATACCCTTGATTCACTCTTCTTGCGGGCGGACGCGGCGCTGTATCAGTCAAAAGTTCAAGGACGCAATCGGGTTACCTTGGCGCCAAAACCCACGCCGCATGAACCGTCATGA
- a CDS encoding PAS domain-containing sensor histidine kinase produces the protein MRKVPVPIDSLPDIVFCKDREGLYVECNKAFEALFGRTREEILGLRDNDFIPQTHADLFYTEDQSIIHEGCTIRSDSWIKTPDGNFVLFDVVKIPLRDASGAIIGVFGTGRDITDRESLRIKLEQSEQRLRQAHALAGMGHWEWNLVTNTCYWSEEYYEVIGHDTNKLVASCHSMTDITHPDDRKILDDFMSAVFSANPDPIFRLEYRIITATGAVRTISTQGEVIFDSYGTPSKICGVTRDISQVKASRKTIEQLKSALDNSSEAVLIHTGRGKFLYVNQAVADIYRYSVQDFLHRVRLWDLDPAITAENIDRVMQTVREQKAVHLELNNRRSNGEVFPAHIRVEQHFHDGEEFFLVIVRDLTEERQKQRAWEALIAKNTVLENMNDAIFIHEVDGRLLEVNQKTLEMYRIEFGDESYQRAITYDIAKDLSGPDNDLAGLTALWQRVINGEIARFEWQARRPLDGSLFYVEVILRKISLYNREVILANVRDITEQRELREQIISSLREKELMLKEIHHRVKNNMQVVSSLLNLQSYHARDNHEIVTILAECQERVRSMSLIHERLYRSENLSHIDFSEYIQSLAHGLFRSYVAAPRQIHFHTDVDAVPLDINTAIPLGLILNELISNALKHAFTLHQTGNLTVTLRSSAEQMALCVIDDGVGLPEGFDATSGGSLGLELVRTLALQLSGTFSLTHHAGGGSCAMVEFPFRKG, from the coding sequence ATGAGAAAAGTTCCGGTTCCGATCGACTCGCTCCCCGATATTGTTTTCTGTAAAGATCGTGAAGGCCTGTATGTTGAGTGCAACAAAGCGTTTGAAGCGCTTTTCGGGCGCACACGCGAAGAAATTCTTGGTTTACGTGATAACGACTTTATCCCACAAACGCATGCCGATCTCTTCTACACCGAAGATCAATCCATCATTCATGAAGGCTGTACCATCCGCTCGGATTCATGGATAAAAACTCCCGACGGAAATTTTGTACTCTTCGATGTGGTCAAGATCCCGCTGCGTGATGCTTCCGGTGCGATTATCGGCGTATTTGGTACAGGGCGGGACATTACCGACCGCGAATCACTGCGGATAAAACTGGAACAAAGCGAACAACGACTGCGCCAGGCGCACGCCCTTGCAGGGATGGGACACTGGGAGTGGAATCTTGTCACAAACACCTGTTATTGGTCAGAAGAGTATTATGAAGTCATCGGGCATGATACCAACAAACTTGTGGCCAGTTGCCACTCAATGACCGACATTACCCACCCTGATGACCGAAAAATTTTAGATGATTTCATGTCAGCGGTTTTTTCCGCAAACCCCGATCCAATCTTCCGGCTTGAATACCGCATTATCACTGCCACCGGCGCGGTACGAACGATTAGCACTCAAGGAGAAGTGATTTTTGATTCCTATGGCACCCCCAGTAAAATCTGCGGCGTCACGCGTGATATCAGCCAAGTGAAAGCTTCGCGCAAAACCATCGAGCAGTTAAAATCAGCGCTCGATAACAGTTCGGAAGCCGTATTAATCCACACCGGCAGAGGAAAATTTTTGTACGTCAACCAAGCGGTGGCAGATATTTACAGGTACAGCGTTCAGGATTTCCTGCACCGTGTCCGGCTCTGGGATCTTGATCCAGCTATCACCGCCGAGAATATTGATCGCGTCATGCAAACCGTTCGCGAACAAAAAGCCGTACATCTTGAGCTCAACAATCGTCGCAGTAATGGCGAAGTATTCCCCGCCCATATCCGCGTCGAACAACACTTTCATGATGGCGAAGAGTTCTTTCTGGTGATTGTCCGTGACCTGACCGAAGAACGGCAGAAGCAACGGGCATGGGAAGCATTGATCGCCAAAAATACCGTATTAGAGAATATGAATGATGCCATTTTTATCCACGAAGTTGATGGACGTCTTTTAGAAGTCAACCAGAAAACACTTGAAATGTACCGCATTGAGTTCGGCGACGAAAGCTATCAGCGTGCAATTACCTACGATATCGCCAAAGATCTTTCAGGACCCGACAACGACCTTGCTGGGCTGACTGCGCTCTGGCAACGGGTAATCAATGGCGAAATCGCCCGCTTTGAGTGGCAGGCACGGCGTCCACTTGATGGATCGCTGTTCTATGTCGAAGTCATTCTGCGGAAAATATCGCTCTATAACCGCGAAGTTATCCTTGCCAACGTACGCGATATCACCGAACAAAGAGAATTACGCGAGCAGATCATTTCATCATTACGCGAAAAAGAGCTGATGCTGAAAGAGATCCACCACCGCGTCAAAAATAACATGCAAGTCGTCTCCAGCCTGCTGAATCTGCAATCCTACCATGCACGCGACAACCATGAAATCGTTACTATTCTGGCCGAGTGCCAAGAGCGTGTTCGTTCCATGTCGCTGATTCACGAACGACTATACCGCTCGGAAAACCTCTCGCATATCGATTTTTCCGAATACATTCAGTCACTCGCGCACGGATTATTCCGTAGCTATGTCGCTGCGCCACGACAAATACACTTTCATACCGACGTTGACGCCGTGCCGCTGGATATCAACACCGCAATACCGCTCGGACTCATCCTGAATGAGCTTATTTCCAATGCGTTAAAGCATGCCTTTACCTTACACCAGACCGGTAATTTGACCGTGACACTAAGAAGTAGCGCCGAGCAGATGGCGTTATGCGTCATTGACGATGGTGTCGGATTACCCGAAGGGTTCGATGCCACCTCCGGCGGCAGTCTCGGTCTGGAACTGGTACGCACACTTGCATTACAGTTAAGCGGCACATTCAGCTTGACACACCATGCCGGTGGCGGCTCATGCGCAATGGTAGAGTTTCCTTTTCGGAAGGGGTAG
- a CDS encoding RNA polymerase sigma factor, whose amino-acid sequence MQSTFAEFYHRYQRELYYYLLKVTGCVDDAAELMQESFARYFEHYHHEQPSRSLLYTVARNASIDRFRQHHEHVAFDPECHAQSSESLETEACQREQFKNVLCAMQHLPLDEREVLALATIEDLSYREIASILGWSEGNVKVRVHRARQALRQVLSHSRKQARVSTGGHHEE is encoded by the coding sequence ATGCAATCAACCTTCGCTGAATTTTATCATCGCTACCAGCGTGAGCTGTATTACTACCTACTGAAAGTTACCGGATGCGTGGATGATGCGGCGGAGCTTATGCAGGAAAGTTTTGCCCGCTATTTCGAACACTATCACCACGAACAACCTTCGCGCTCACTCCTGTATACGGTTGCCAGAAACGCATCCATTGATCGCTTTCGACAACATCATGAACATGTTGCGTTTGATCCAGAATGCCATGCGCAAAGTAGCGAGTCACTTGAAACAGAGGCCTGCCAACGCGAACAATTTAAGAACGTGTTGTGTGCGATGCAGCATCTACCGCTCGATGAGCGTGAAGTATTGGCGCTGGCAACCATAGAGGATCTTTCCTACCGAGAAATTGCGAGCATCCTCGGCTGGAGCGAAGGAAATGTAAAAGTTCGCGTGCACCGCGCACGGCAAGCACTTCGTCAAGTTTTGTCACATTCGCGAAAGCAAGCGCGTGTTTCAACGGGAGGACACCATGAAGAATGA
- a CDS encoding glycogen-binding domain-containing protein, which translates to MKNEELISLYIDDELSLTQKKAFVGCVHENPSYVAEVHEFIDQELMLHAGDTLPLPKNFEVPQQTHSIPSVASVQKKKLLDHPFVRYGSGWVAAAGIFLFLFAHYRPMPLQTTPTLASDIATIRYQPDAPAPLREYRFLLYEPQAQEVSVVGSFNNWQPIPLSALGTSGYWELHLPLPAGEYAYTFQIDGVLSLPDPTVPYVQPDGFGGVNSILVVGDML; encoded by the coding sequence ATGAAGAATGAAGAGCTTATTAGTCTCTATATCGATGATGAACTATCGCTGACTCAAAAAAAAGCATTTGTGGGGTGCGTACACGAAAATCCATCGTATGTGGCTGAAGTGCATGAATTTATCGACCAGGAACTCATGCTTCATGCAGGCGATACACTCCCGCTTCCGAAAAACTTCGAAGTGCCGCAGCAGACGCACTCAATACCTTCTGTGGCGTCCGTACAGAAAAAGAAACTACTCGATCATCCTTTTGTGCGGTACGGAAGTGGTTGGGTAGCGGCAGCGGGAATCTTCCTCTTTCTGTTTGCCCACTACCGACCAATGCCACTACAAACCACGCCAACACTCGCATCAGATATTGCAACAATACGCTATCAGCCAGATGCGCCAGCACCCCTACGGGAATACCGTTTTCTGCTGTATGAACCACAGGCGCAAGAGGTTTCTGTCGTCGGTAGTTTTAATAATTGGCAGCCAATTCCGTTAAGCGCGTTGGGCACATCAGGCTACTGGGAACTGCACTTACCACTTCCTGCAGGGGAGTACGCCTATACTTTTCAAATTGATGGCGTTCTGTCGTTGCCAGATCCCACTGTCCCCTATGTACAGCCCGATGGCTTTGGGGGTGTCAACTCAATTTTAGTGGTGGGGGACATGCTGTGA